A genomic window from Streptomyces sp. 846.5 includes:
- a CDS encoding CGNR zinc finger domain-containing protein, whose translation MELASYAELAVRLVNTEEPARGKDGLTTVEAVRRLFSGNSRGGRLADEGDLPRLRSVRVRLRAVFESAAEGDETRAVNLLNELLTEYPVSPVVSGHGFLGENGRPQWHMHLAESAGTATALFAAGASMGLAVHLTQHGVDRLGICQAAPCRNAYLDTSTNRSRRYCSDRCATRANVAAYRARKREAAAGV comes from the coding sequence GTGGAGCTCGCCTCCTACGCAGAGCTGGCCGTGCGGCTGGTCAACACCGAGGAGCCCGCCCGCGGCAAGGACGGTCTCACCACGGTGGAAGCCGTGCGGCGGCTGTTCAGCGGCAACAGCAGGGGCGGGCGGCTCGCCGACGAGGGCGATCTGCCCAGGCTCCGGTCGGTACGGGTACGGCTGCGGGCTGTCTTCGAGTCGGCGGCCGAGGGCGACGAGACCCGGGCCGTGAACCTGCTCAACGAGCTGCTCACGGAGTACCCGGTCAGCCCGGTGGTCTCCGGGCACGGCTTCCTGGGCGAGAACGGCCGCCCGCAGTGGCACATGCACCTGGCCGAGAGCGCCGGCACGGCGACGGCGCTGTTCGCGGCGGGGGCGAGCATGGGTCTGGCGGTCCATCTCACCCAGCACGGGGTGGACCGGCTCGGCATCTGCCAGGCGGCGCCGTGTCGCAACGCCTATCTGGACACCTCCACCAACCGCTCCCGGCGCTACTGCTCGGACCGCTGTGCGACTCGCGCGAACGTTGCGGCTTACCGGGCGAGGAAGCGGGAGGCTGCGGCGGGGGTCTAG
- a CDS encoding GNAT family N-acetyltransferase — protein MIREARPDDVPQILAFVRELAEYERALEDARATEEQLHAALFGPHPAAFAHIAEDDTTGEPVGFALWFLNFSTWKGVHGLYLEDLYVRPEARGGGHGRALLATLAQICVERGYGRLEWSVLDWNEPSIGFYKALGAVPMDEWTVFRLTGAPLAALGSARN, from the coding sequence ATGATCCGTGAAGCACGTCCCGACGACGTTCCGCAGATCCTGGCCTTCGTGCGGGAGCTGGCGGAGTACGAACGGGCCCTGGAGGACGCCAGGGCGACCGAGGAGCAACTGCACGCCGCCCTGTTCGGCCCGCATCCGGCCGCCTTCGCCCACATCGCCGAGGACGACACCACCGGGGAGCCGGTGGGCTTCGCGCTGTGGTTCCTCAACTTCTCGACCTGGAAGGGCGTCCACGGCCTCTACCTGGAGGACCTCTACGTCCGGCCGGAGGCCCGCGGCGGCGGGCACGGCAGGGCGCTGCTGGCCACCCTGGCGCAGATCTGCGTCGAGCGCGGTTACGGGCGGCTGGAATGGTCGGTTCTGGACTGGAACGAGCCCTCGATCGGCTTCTACAAGGCGCTCGGGGCCGTCCCCATGGACGAGTGGACGGTCTTCCGCCTTACCGGTGCGCCGCTGGCCGCGCTGGGCTCCGCACGGAATTGA
- a CDS encoding anti-sigma regulatory factor — protein sequence MSQIDGEPDAKDFVEVRLPAAGAYLSVLRTATAGLAARLDFTLDEIEDLRIAVDEACAILLQQAVPGSVLRCVFRLVGDSLRVTVSAPTTDGRAPERDTFAWTVLSALAGEVESTVEEDRTVTISLHKKRGAGPGQP from the coding sequence GTGTCCCAGATCGACGGCGAGCCCGACGCGAAGGACTTCGTCGAAGTCCGGCTGCCCGCGGCGGGTGCCTACCTCTCGGTCCTGCGAACCGCGACAGCGGGTCTCGCGGCCAGACTCGACTTCACCCTCGACGAGATCGAGGACCTGAGGATCGCGGTCGACGAGGCCTGCGCCATCCTGCTCCAGCAGGCGGTGCCGGGCAGCGTGCTCCGCTGTGTGTTCCGACTGGTCGGCGACTCGCTACGGGTGACCGTCTCGGCGCCGACCACCGACGGTCGCGCCCCCGAGCGCGACACCTTCGCCTGGACGGTGCTCTCCGCACTGGCCGGCGAGGTGGAGTCGACCGTGGAGGAGGACCGCACGGTCACCATCAGCCTGCACAAGAAGCGCGGCGCCGGGCCGGGCCAGCCTTGA
- a CDS encoding amino acid ABC transporter permease, with product MALTKGRPEEIRAVPVRHPGRWVGVAVIAVLVAMFAHAMLTNKQLHWDIVGEILRDPTILRGLGTTLELTALSMVIGIVGGILLAVLRLSHNPVLSGVAWVYIWVFRGTPVLVQLLVWNFLGAIFPKVSIGIPFGPTFHSWNYNDLVPLFAVALLGLGLNEAAYMSEIVRAGIQSVDEGQAEAASSLGLTHTQTLRRIVLPQAMRVIIPPAGNETISMLKTTSLVVVIALTDLTKAGQDIGSRTFQNIPELIAVSLWYLLVTSVLTIGQYYVERHFSRGSNRQLPDTPLQKLRKTLFSLRRQPVTAAGGAK from the coding sequence GTGGCGCTGACGAAGGGACGGCCCGAAGAGATTCGGGCCGTCCCCGTCCGCCACCCCGGACGCTGGGTCGGAGTCGCCGTCATCGCGGTGCTCGTGGCCATGTTCGCCCACGCCATGCTGACGAACAAACAACTGCACTGGGACATCGTCGGCGAGATCCTGCGCGATCCGACCATCCTGCGCGGGCTCGGCACGACCCTGGAACTGACGGCGCTGTCGATGGTGATCGGCATCGTCGGCGGCATCCTGCTCGCGGTGCTGCGGCTGTCGCACAACCCCGTGCTGTCGGGGGTCGCCTGGGTCTACATCTGGGTCTTCCGCGGCACGCCCGTGCTGGTCCAGCTGCTGGTCTGGAACTTCCTCGGGGCGATCTTCCCCAAGGTCTCCATCGGGATCCCGTTCGGACCGACGTTCCACTCCTGGAACTACAACGACCTGGTCCCGCTGTTCGCCGTGGCCCTGCTGGGCCTCGGGCTCAACGAGGCCGCCTACATGTCGGAGATCGTCCGGGCCGGCATCCAGTCGGTGGACGAGGGGCAGGCCGAGGCGGCCTCCTCCCTGGGGCTGACCCACACCCAGACGCTGCGCAGGATCGTGCTGCCGCAGGCGATGCGCGTGATCATCCCCCCGGCCGGCAACGAGACGATCTCCATGCTCAAGACCACCTCGCTGGTGGTGGTGATCGCCCTCACCGACCTGACCAAGGCCGGCCAGGACATCGGCTCCCGCACCTTCCAGAACATCCCCGAGCTGATCGCAGTCAGCCTGTGGTACCTCCTGGTCACCTCGGTGCTGACCATCGGCCAGTACTACGTGGAGCGCCACTTCTCCCGGGGGAGCAACCGGCAGCTGCCGGACACCCCGTTGCAGAAGCTGCGGAAGACACTCTTCTCGCTGCGGCGGCAGCCCGTCACGGCCGCCGGAGGTGCCAAATGA
- a CDS encoding NADP-dependent malic enzyme, whose protein sequence is MAAEIITPRPLDEQDPIDPAFALHRGGKMEISATVPVRDADDLSLAYTPGVARVCTAIAEHPELVNDYTWKSNVVAVVTDGTAVLGLGDIGPEASLPVMEGKAILFKQFGGVDAVPIALATKDTDEIVETVIRLAPSFGGVNLEDISAPRCFEIERRLQEALDIPIFHDDQHGTAVVTLAALRNAAKLTGRGLGDLRAVISGAGAAGIAIAKILVGAGIGDVVLCDRQGAVHVGRSDLTDVKREIAELTNRGGLSGSLAEVLAGADVFIGVSGGTVPEEAVATMAKDCFIFAMANPDPEVHPEVAHRYAAVVATGRSDFPNQINNVLAFPGIFAGALQVRATRITEGMKIAAADALADLVGDDLSAEQVIPSPFDPRVAEAVTKAVAAAARAEGVARR, encoded by the coding sequence GTGGCAGCCGAGATCATCACCCCCCGCCCCCTGGACGAGCAGGATCCGATCGACCCCGCCTTCGCGCTCCATCGGGGCGGGAAGATGGAGATCAGTGCCACTGTGCCGGTCCGCGACGCCGACGACCTGTCCCTCGCCTACACCCCCGGGGTGGCCCGGGTGTGCACGGCCATCGCCGAGCACCCCGAGCTGGTCAACGACTACACCTGGAAGTCCAACGTGGTCGCCGTGGTGACCGACGGGACCGCCGTGCTGGGGCTCGGCGACATCGGGCCCGAGGCGTCGCTGCCGGTGATGGAGGGCAAGGCGATCCTGTTCAAGCAGTTCGGCGGGGTGGACGCGGTGCCGATCGCGCTGGCCACCAAGGACACCGACGAGATCGTGGAGACGGTGATCCGGCTGGCGCCGTCCTTCGGCGGGGTCAACCTGGAGGACATCTCCGCGCCGCGCTGCTTCGAGATCGAGCGGCGGCTGCAGGAAGCCCTGGACATCCCGATCTTCCACGACGACCAGCACGGCACCGCGGTGGTCACCCTGGCGGCGCTGCGGAACGCGGCCAAGCTCACCGGGCGCGGGCTGGGCGATCTGCGGGCGGTCATCTCCGGCGCGGGTGCGGCGGGGATCGCCATCGCGAAGATCCTGGTGGGCGCGGGGATCGGGGACGTGGTGCTGTGCGACCGCCAGGGCGCGGTCCACGTCGGGCGCTCCGACCTGACGGACGTTAAGCGGGAGATCGCGGAGCTGACCAACCGGGGCGGCCTGAGCGGATCGCTGGCAGAGGTGCTGGCCGGGGCCGATGTGTTCATCGGGGTCTCGGGCGGGACGGTGCCGGAGGAGGCCGTCGCCACCATGGCGAAGGACTGCTTCATCTTCGCGATGGCCAACCCCGACCCGGAGGTCCACCCGGAGGTGGCGCACCGCTATGCGGCGGTCGTCGCCACCGGGCGCAGCGACTTCCCGAACCAGATCAACAATGTGCTGGCCTTCCCCGGGATCTTCGCGGGCGCGCTGCAGGTGCGGGCGACCCGGATCACCGAGGGCATGAAGATCGCGGCGGCGGACGCCCTGGCGGACCTGGTGGGTGACGACCTGTCGGCGGAGCAGGTCATCCCGAGCCCGTTCGACCCCAGGGTCGCCGAGGCCGTGACCAAGGCGGTGGCGGCCGCGGCGCGCGCCGAGGGCGTCGCGCGGCGCTGA
- a CDS encoding zinc-binding dehydrogenase yields the protein MFAAYAARTDADDPLSGLELGERPEPEAREGWSVVTVKAASLNHHDLWSLRGVGLPGERLPMILGCDAAGVDEDGNEVVLHSVIGQSGYGVRVGEPRSILTERYQGTFAEKVAVPTWNLLPKPKELSFEQAACLPTAWLTAYRMLFTNAGVRPGDTVLVQGAGGGVATALVVLGKAAGLRVWVTSRDEAKGARALELGADAAFPSGARLPERVDAVLETVGAATWSHSVKSLRPGGTIVISGATSGPNPPAELTRIFFLELKVVGSTMGTKEELAGLLSMCATTGIRPIIDSVLPLRDAREAFTRMEKGDLFGKLVLTPQ from the coding sequence ATGTTTGCTGCCTACGCTGCGCGTACTGATGCCGATGACCCGCTGAGCGGTCTTGAGTTGGGTGAGCGTCCCGAGCCGGAGGCCCGGGAGGGGTGGAGCGTCGTCACCGTCAAGGCCGCGAGTCTGAACCACCATGACCTGTGGTCGCTGCGGGGGGTGGGGCTGCCGGGCGAGCGGCTGCCGATGATCCTCGGCTGCGACGCGGCTGGCGTCGACGAGGACGGCAACGAGGTCGTGCTGCACTCGGTGATCGGCCAGAGCGGCTACGGGGTCCGGGTGGGGGAGCCGCGGTCGATTCTGACGGAGCGGTACCAGGGGACCTTCGCGGAGAAGGTGGCGGTGCCGACCTGGAACCTGCTGCCCAAGCCGAAGGAACTGTCCTTCGAGCAGGCGGCGTGTCTGCCGACGGCCTGGCTGACGGCCTATCGGATGCTGTTCACCAACGCGGGGGTCCGCCCCGGCGACACCGTGCTGGTGCAGGGCGCGGGCGGCGGGGTCGCCACCGCCCTGGTGGTGCTGGGCAAGGCGGCGGGCCTGCGGGTCTGGGTCACCAGCCGCGACGAGGCGAAGGGCGCCCGGGCCCTGGAACTGGGCGCGGACGCGGCCTTCCCCAGCGGAGCGCGACTGCCGGAGCGTGTGGACGCGGTATTGGAGACCGTGGGCGCGGCGACCTGGTCACACTCGGTCAAGTCCCTGCGCCCGGGCGGCACGATCGTCATCTCGGGCGCCACGAGCGGCCCCAACCCACCCGCGGAACTGACCCGGATCTTCTTCCTGGAACTGAAGGTCGTCGGCTCCACCATGGGCACCAAGGAGGAGCTGGCCGGCCTCCTGTCGATGTGCGCCACCACAGGCATCCGCCCCATCATCGACTCGGTCCTCCCGTTGCGTGATGCACGAGAAGCCTTCACCCGCATGGAAAAGGGCGACCTCTTCGGCAAACTCGTCCTGACGCCCCAATAG
- a CDS encoding ABC transporter substrate-binding protein — protein sequence MASPIGTRSIAKRVIATGAVVAASSLLLTACGSSKISGNTGAAPNASQSVNAEGADAALVALVPAALKTAGTVNIATDASYAPMEFKDASGNIVGMDVELGTAIMKKLGLKANFANANFDSILGGIAAKKYDLSLSSFTATQAREKAVDMVTYFNAGEAVAVLTGNPDNIDQKNLCGVKIAVQSGTTEADEIKNTINPACKKAGKAVATASEFTLQTDATSALVAKRDQAMMADSPVVDYAVKQSNGTLQKIGQDYNTAPYGIVLPKSDGQLAQAVQGAIKDLIKDGTYGQILTKWGVSSGALTDSQVVVNGATS from the coding sequence ATGGCCAGCCCCATCGGCACCCGCTCCATCGCCAAGCGCGTCATCGCGACCGGTGCCGTAGTCGCAGCGAGCTCCCTGCTGCTGACCGCCTGCGGCAGCTCAAAGATCAGCGGCAATACCGGCGCCGCCCCCAACGCCTCCCAGAGCGTCAACGCCGAAGGCGCCGACGCCGCTCTGGTGGCACTGGTCCCTGCCGCGCTCAAGACCGCGGGCACGGTGAACATCGCCACGGACGCCTCGTACGCGCCCATGGAGTTCAAGGACGCCAGCGGCAACATCGTCGGCATGGACGTCGAGCTCGGCACCGCAATCATGAAGAAGCTGGGCCTCAAGGCGAACTTCGCCAACGCCAACTTCGACAGCATCCTCGGCGGCATCGCGGCCAAGAAGTACGACCTCAGCCTCTCCTCCTTCACCGCCACCCAGGCGCGTGAGAAGGCGGTCGACATGGTCACCTACTTCAACGCGGGCGAGGCTGTCGCCGTGCTGACCGGGAACCCGGACAACATCGACCAGAAGAACCTCTGCGGCGTCAAGATCGCCGTGCAGAGCGGCACCACCGAGGCCGACGAGATCAAGAACACCATCAACCCCGCGTGCAAGAAGGCCGGGAAGGCCGTCGCGACCGCCAGCGAGTTCACCCTGCAGACGGACGCCACCAGCGCCCTCGTCGCCAAGCGCGACCAGGCCATGATGGCCGACTCCCCGGTCGTGGACTACGCCGTCAAGCAGAGCAACGGCACGCTCCAGAAGATCGGCCAGGACTACAACACCGCCCCCTACGGCATCGTCCTGCCGAAGTCGGACGGCCAGCTGGCGCAGGCCGTCCAGGGTGCCATCAAGGACCTGATCAAGGACGGCACCTACGGACAGATCCTCACCAAGTGGGGCGTCTCCTCCGGTGCCCTCACCGACTCGCAGGTCGTCGTCAACGGCGCCACAAGCTGA
- the sodX gene encoding nickel-type superoxide dismutase maturation protease: MAEQKHDPLPAPLPQEPPEGGVTPGRYGVLDVDGPSMAPTLAHGDRLFCRYGGRVRVGAIVVARHPLRQELFVVKRAVERRGGGWWLLSDNSQVEGDSRDFGPVPDELVLGRVLLRIAPRPSWLAPPRPLERLLDRVPYALARRFGAFRRVVSQ; the protein is encoded by the coding sequence ATGGCTGAGCAGAAGCACGACCCGCTCCCCGCCCCGCTTCCCCAGGAACCCCCTGAGGGCGGGGTCACCCCGGGGCGCTACGGGGTACTCGATGTTGACGGACCGTCGATGGCGCCCACCCTGGCCCACGGCGACCGGCTGTTCTGCCGCTACGGCGGGCGGGTCAGGGTCGGGGCGATCGTGGTGGCGCGGCATCCGCTGCGGCAGGAGCTGTTCGTGGTCAAGCGGGCGGTCGAGCGGCGCGGCGGCGGGTGGTGGCTGCTGTCCGACAACAGTCAGGTCGAGGGCGACAGCCGGGACTTCGGGCCGGTGCCGGACGAACTCGTGCTGGGCCGGGTGCTGCTGCGGATCGCCCCCCGCCCGTCCTGGCTGGCCCCGCCCCGGCCGCTGGAGCGGCTGCTGGACCGGGTGCCGTATGCACTGGCCCGGCGGTTCGGGGCGTTCCGGCGTGTCGTCAGCCAGTAG
- the sodN gene encoding superoxide dismutase, Ni, whose amino-acid sequence MLSRLFAPRITVHAHCDLPCGVYDPAQARIEAESVKATQEKYQANDDPHFRARAIVIKEERAELAKHHVSVLWSDYFKAPHFEKYPELNTLVNDTLKALSAAKASTDPATGQKALDLIAEIDKIFWETKKA is encoded by the coding sequence ATGCTCTCTCGGCTGTTTGCACCGCGGATCACTGTCCACGCCCACTGCGACCTGCCCTGCGGTGTCTACGACCCCGCGCAGGCCCGCATCGAGGCGGAGTCGGTCAAGGCCACCCAGGAGAAGTACCAGGCCAACGACGACCCGCACTTCCGTGCGCGCGCCATCGTCATCAAGGAGGAGCGCGCCGAGCTGGCCAAGCACCACGTCTCGGTGCTGTGGTCCGACTACTTCAAGGCCCCGCACTTCGAGAAGTACCCGGAACTGAACACCCTCGTCAACGACACCCTGAAGGCCCTCAGTGCCGCCAAGGCGTCGACCGACCCGGCGACCGGCCAGAAGGCCCTCGACCTGATCGCCGAGATCGACAAGATCTTCTGGGAGACCAAGAAGGCCTGA
- a CDS encoding helix-turn-helix transcriptional regulator, which produces MSPVFAHGRLRLYLLKLLDESPRHGYEVIRLLEERFHGLYAPSAGTVYPRLAKLEQEGLVSHTVEGGRKVYRITDAGKAELADRAPEIDALEAEIHESVAHLADQIREDVRDSAKDLREEMRRAAKESRRQTKSESKGWGPDPVWGDGPWPGMDKESWQRTKEEWRVAKEQAREQARQAKEQARSAREEARATREQTKALRDQVRAEAHRIGEQMKAQARGGDWPSGLSEGLAELTRTLTGLADPSRWGPPAQGGTAQSESVDLGKDAATDLPPWTVTNPSNEPLRELSGLLDRFRDEVRDAARDRGFAAEDLVRARAVLAAAAQRLRGE; this is translated from the coding sequence ATGAGCCCCGTTTTCGCCCATGGCCGTCTCCGTCTCTACCTCCTCAAGCTGCTGGACGAGTCCCCTCGCCACGGCTACGAGGTGATCCGCCTCCTGGAGGAGCGCTTCCACGGGCTCTACGCACCCTCCGCCGGCACGGTCTACCCCCGGCTGGCCAAGCTCGAACAGGAGGGGCTGGTCTCGCACACCGTCGAGGGCGGCCGCAAGGTCTACCGGATCACCGACGCCGGCAAGGCCGAACTGGCCGACCGGGCACCGGAGATCGACGCGCTGGAGGCCGAGATCCACGAGTCCGTCGCGCACCTGGCCGACCAGATCCGCGAGGACGTCCGCGACTCGGCGAAGGACCTCCGTGAGGAGATGCGCCGGGCGGCCAAGGAGTCCCGCCGCCAGACCAAGAGCGAGTCCAAGGGCTGGGGCCCGGACCCGGTCTGGGGGGACGGGCCCTGGCCCGGCATGGACAAGGAATCCTGGCAGCGCACCAAGGAGGAGTGGCGGGTCGCCAAGGAGCAGGCCAGGGAGCAGGCCCGGCAGGCCAAGGAGCAGGCCCGCAGCGCCCGCGAGGAGGCTCGCGCCACCCGCGAGCAGACCAAGGCGCTGCGCGACCAGGTCAGGGCCGAGGCGCACCGGATCGGCGAGCAGATGAAGGCTCAGGCCAGGGGTGGCGACTGGCCCTCCGGGCTGAGCGAGGGTCTGGCCGAGCTCACCCGCACGCTCACCGGGCTTGCCGATCCCTCGCGGTGGGGGCCTCCGGCGCAGGGCGGGACGGCGCAGAGTGAGTCTGTCGACCTGGGCAAGGATGCGGCTACTGACCTGCCGCCCTGGACGGTCACCAATCCGTCCAACGAGCCGCTGCGCGAACTCAGCGGGCTGCTGGACCGGTTTCGTGACGAGGTGCGTGATGCCGCGAGGGATCGCGGGTTCGCTGCGGAGGACTTGGTCAGGGCTCGGGCTGTGCTGGCTGCGGCGGCGCAGAGGTTGCGGGGGGAGTAG
- a CDS encoding amino acid ABC transporter ATP-binding protein produces MTQPQTQAQTQAQTPMVRAEQVHKSFGPVEVLKGIDLEVKAREVFCIVGPSGSGKSTFLRCINHLEKINAGRLSVDGELVGYREKNGKLHELKDREVALKRRDIGMVFQRFNLFPHLTALENVMEAPVQVKGEAKAAARERAEALLARVGLADKARNYPSQLSGGQQQRVAIARALAMEPKLMLFDEPTSALDPELVGDVLDVMRGLAEDGMTMIVVTHEMGFAREVGDALVFMDEGVVVESGHPREVLTNPQHERTRAFLSKVL; encoded by the coding sequence ATGACCCAGCCACAGACTCAGGCCCAGACCCAGGCCCAGACCCCGATGGTCCGCGCCGAACAGGTGCACAAGTCGTTCGGCCCGGTCGAGGTGCTCAAGGGCATCGACCTGGAGGTGAAGGCCCGGGAGGTGTTCTGCATCGTCGGCCCGTCCGGCTCGGGCAAGTCCACCTTCCTGCGCTGCATCAACCACCTGGAGAAGATCAACGCCGGCCGGCTCTCGGTCGACGGCGAGCTGGTCGGCTACCGGGAGAAGAACGGGAAGCTGCACGAACTGAAGGACCGCGAGGTGGCGTTGAAGCGCCGCGACATCGGCATGGTCTTCCAGCGGTTCAACCTCTTCCCGCACCTGACGGCGCTGGAGAACGTCATGGAGGCCCCGGTCCAGGTCAAGGGCGAGGCCAAGGCCGCCGCCCGGGAACGTGCCGAGGCCCTGCTCGCCCGCGTCGGCCTGGCCGACAAGGCGCGCAACTACCCCTCCCAGCTGTCCGGCGGGCAGCAGCAGCGGGTGGCCATCGCCCGGGCGCTGGCCATGGAGCCCAAGCTGATGCTCTTCGACGAGCCCACCTCGGCGCTCGACCCGGAGCTGGTCGGCGACGTCCTGGACGTCATGCGGGGCCTGGCCGAGGACGGGATGACCATGATCGTGGTCACCCATGAGATGGGCTTCGCCCGCGAGGTCGGCGACGCCCTGGTCTTCATGGACGAGGGCGTGGTGGTCGAATCCGGTCACCCCCGTGAGGTTCTGACCAACCCCCAGCACGAGCGCACGCGAGCGTTCCTCTCGAAAGTGCTGTGA
- a CDS encoding UBP-type zinc finger domain-containing protein: MHGCSHSAALPAPEPEALAETCPECVVLGQHPVQLRKCLICGHIACCDSSPSRHATAHFHATGHPVMRSFEPGESWRWCYEDRSLV, from the coding sequence ATGCACGGTTGTTCGCACAGCGCCGCCCTGCCCGCCCCGGAGCCCGAGGCGCTCGCCGAGACCTGTCCGGAGTGCGTCGTGCTCGGCCAGCACCCGGTCCAGCTGCGCAAATGCCTGATCTGCGGCCATATCGCCTGCTGCGACTCCTCCCCCAGCCGGCACGCCACCGCGCACTTCCACGCCACCGGGCATCCGGTGATGCGCTCCTTCGAGCCGGGCGAGTCCTGGCGCTGGTGCTACGAGGACCGCTCACTGGTCTGA
- a CDS encoding Na+/H+ antiporter produces the protein MSSSALLPLVAGSAAVAGVARRLRFSAPLLLVAVGLAAAYIPGVPTYTLDPGLVLPLVLPPLLYTAALDSSYRSLRANLRAVALLSIGFVLFSTVAVGLVAYAVIPGLPVAAAFVLGAVVAPPDAVAATAIARRVGLPARIVTILQGESLVNDATAITAYRVAVAAALGEGFSWGTAFGEFLLAAIGGTAVGLVLMVPLQWARVRLKDPLLLNTFSLLVPFAAYAAAEAFHASGVIAVVVVGLYLGHHAHTVDFALRLQEESVWKMVAFILESAVFALIGLQLPVVLRALRGYSSAELLGWALLVLGAVIVARFVWCWPATYLPVLLIRRIREREGVPEWTRPFVVAWAGMRGVVSLAVAFSIPETMDDGQPFPGRELILYLTFVVVIGTLLLQGLTLPKLVNALPLPEVDPQRQVLIQAQAQNNASLAATARLDELLTDPRNRLPEALEQRLRRVLERRQNAVWERLGAAVDAETGDSADAVYRRLGKETIAAERDVFVELRNSDRIDDELLRRLIRQLDYEEALVDHAED, from the coding sequence ATGTCCTCCAGCGCCCTGCTGCCGCTCGTCGCGGGCAGCGCCGCCGTCGCCGGCGTGGCCCGGCGCCTGCGCTTCTCGGCTCCGCTGCTGCTCGTCGCCGTCGGCCTGGCCGCCGCCTACATCCCCGGCGTGCCGACCTACACCCTCGATCCCGGGCTGGTGCTGCCCCTGGTGCTGCCGCCGCTGCTCTACACGGCGGCACTGGACAGCTCCTACCGGAGCCTGCGCGCCAATCTGCGCGCGGTCGCGCTGCTCTCCATCGGCTTCGTGCTGTTCAGCACCGTCGCCGTCGGCCTGGTCGCCTACGCGGTGATCCCCGGGCTGCCGGTCGCCGCCGCCTTCGTCCTCGGCGCGGTGGTCGCCCCGCCCGACGCGGTCGCCGCCACCGCCATCGCCCGCCGGGTCGGCCTGCCGGCCAGGATCGTCACCATCCTGCAGGGCGAGAGCCTGGTCAACGACGCCACCGCGATCACCGCCTACCGGGTGGCCGTCGCCGCCGCCCTCGGCGAGGGCTTCTCCTGGGGGACCGCCTTCGGCGAGTTCCTGCTCGCCGCGATCGGCGGCACCGCCGTCGGGCTGGTGCTGATGGTGCCGCTGCAGTGGGCCCGGGTGCGGCTGAAGGACCCGCTGCTGCTCAACACCTTCTCGCTGCTGGTGCCGTTCGCCGCGTACGCCGCGGCCGAGGCGTTCCACGCCTCCGGCGTGATCGCGGTAGTGGTGGTCGGCCTCTACCTGGGCCACCACGCCCACACCGTGGACTTCGCGCTGCGGCTCCAGGAGGAGTCGGTCTGGAAGATGGTCGCCTTCATCCTGGAGTCCGCGGTCTTCGCCCTGATCGGGCTGCAGCTCCCGGTGGTGCTGCGGGCGCTGCGCGGCTACTCCTCGGCGGAGCTGCTGGGCTGGGCCCTGCTGGTGCTCGGAGCGGTGATCGTGGCGCGGTTCGTCTGGTGCTGGCCGGCCACCTACCTGCCGGTGCTGCTCATCCGCCGGATCCGGGAGCGGGAGGGCGTCCCCGAATGGACCAGGCCGTTCGTCGTCGCCTGGGCCGGGATGCGCGGGGTGGTCTCGCTGGCGGTCGCCTTCTCCATCCCGGAGACGATGGACGACGGGCAGCCCTTCCCGGGGCGGGAACTGATCCTCTATCTGACCTTCGTGGTGGTCATCGGCACCCTGCTGCTGCAGGGCCTGACCCTGCCCAAGCTGGTGAACGCCCTGCCGCTGCCCGAGGTCGACCCGCAGCGCCAGGTGCTGATCCAGGCCCAGGCGCAGAACAACGCCTCGCTGGCCGCCACGGCCCGGCTCGACGAACTCCTCACCGACCCCCGCAACCGGCTCCCCGAGGCGCTGGAGCAGCGGCTGCGCCGGGTGCTGGAACGCCGCCAGAACGCCGTCTGGGAGCGCCTGGGCGCGGCGGTGGACGCCGAGACCGGGGACTCCGCCGACGCGGTCTACCGCCGGCTGGGCAAGGAGACCATCGCCGCCGAGCGCGACGTCTTCGTCGAACTGCGGAACAGCGACCGCATCGACGACGAACTGCTCCGCCGCCTGATCCGCCAACTCGACTACGAGGAGGCCCTGGTGGACCACGCGGAGGACTGA